ACACGATTTAAACTCAAACCACATTTGAGGCGGTGAACACCCTTGACCAAAAGTTAAGTCTAACTATTCCTACTATAAAATGTTTGATTTAACTATTGACCAAaagcataaattttataaaacttatctaaatatataattttattgtaaaaagaaatagaaattataagtAAAACACACATGATTTACTCGAatatgaaatttcaaaattctaaaTATCCATTAACCTGACtttgataaaatcaaaaaaagataatcattttatgtatttatttatttcatcaccTTTTTCACCTACCTTCATCAGAATAAGTTTGTCGATTTCAATTTTTCTGTATAAAATTCTACTATATCTATCAATTAATATCatcttaaatattaatataagtttGCTATAAAAATCACATTAAAATGGAATAAATATAAAGAAAaggtatttataaaaaaaaaaaaaaagaatgtccCCACCAAATGGTCAAACAGGGGGCAACTGGTTTTTTCATTTTCTGCAAAACCAAATATGTCATTTCTTAGCTGTAATGGTATTATATCAAACAGTGGGCCTTAAGCAGTAGCAATGGCCTCCCCCTTCTGTTCTTTTATATACTGACTTTCCTTCACTTTTCTCTGCAAATTCATCTCAAAACAACAATCCCCCTCttctcttcttcttcaaaacccaGTTAAGAGAACATAGATTATATATATGGCGAAAGTTGGGAAGCTAACGAAGCTCAAGTCTGCAATAAAAAGATGGCCTTCTTTAACGAAACTCACCCGTACAAGCAGCGCCATAGCGTCCGCTTCAGATTCTGAGGATCAGAAGAGAAATATTCCGACGGGTCTTCACGCAGTTTACGTCGGGAAGTCACGGCGGAGATACCTGGTACGGTCGGAGATCATCTGTCATCCTTTGTTTCAAGAGTTGATCGATAGGTCGGGTAATGAAAGTGAAGTCATTGTGTCTTGTGAGGTTGTTTTGTTTGAACACTTGCTTTGGATGCTTGAGAACGACGGGGCGCAATTGGGTTCCATGGAAGAGTTGGTCGAGTTCTACACTTGCTAACAAAAGGAAAATGGTGATGACTAAACCATTGTTGAGTTTGTAAAAAACAGGGGAGGGCGTGAAAGGGAAAtaatgaaaatcaatttttagtgTAGGATGATATAAATTTAGTGTTTTGAATGTTCCATTGGGGACGATGAGGATTAACccataatttgattttaaatcaTGATCGATGTTGCTTATCAAACAACTTTTATAGGAAATTTGTTGTTCTGTTCTGTGTTCTTTTTAAATGTTCTGTAAGAACTGTTACAACCAAAACTGGTTGAGACTCGAAAAATGGaaattaaatttggttgtttttcAATCTTTTTCTTAATTACAGACATTGATATTATCACGTttatttctttacataaaacaattatttaattataatttaaaaacttGTAGGATAAAACTTTCTGGATTTCGTAAcaagaattataaataattttacagtacaaaattttcaatttataattaatttattgttttatctaaaataaaagaaaatatataaaaataattatatctaataattcaaatcaaaatcccTTTATTTACAGGCAGGTGAAATGAAGCCTAATTCTCATATCTTTGTGCCCACTGCCAGcagaagaaaaatgaaaatatatatttttttaaattgatagtaaagttttttatttttatttttggcccTTAGGAGTCGGTTATTTTTTAAAAgcacttttaaaataaaattatcactAAACAAATACTTTTGAGCTTTCTAAAACTACTTttgatcaaaataaaaacataaaattttaattttttctcgaAAGTACTTAGACCAAAAATATTTCTGAAAAGCAATGTTAAATTGGCCGATAAACCGATTTTAGTGAAGAACGAGAACTCCCttctaaaaaattcaaattattacgtgaaagattatgaaagtttaaaattttaaaattcaaattaaatttttttccctAATACAACATTGTTAAAGATCCAAAGTGTTGAAACGAAGGAGGTAGTGGCGAATGCAAGACGACAAGGGCTTTGGCTTTACTTCAAAATAGTAAAATTGATTTTAAGATCCcttataaattatgaaattataaattaatgtaATGATAAATTGCTTTATAAACCTctcaaaattataatttaattgtgATTACTTAAAAAAAATTCAGCCTTTCGACCTAAAAGAAGGGCCTAAGATTACTGTAATCTCAcacagattaaaaaaaaaaaaagaagatataaACACAAAGtcgaaataaataataattaatttcttCACTAGCTGATACTTTTTTAAGAGATAAATAATTAACCATGAAATGTACATAAGTGGGGGATCGACCCTCAACCACATTATCAAGGGATGAACTACATAGATAGTCatttaacaataaaatttttttatttaggcacttaaaataaaaatttataatttagacACCTATGTTACATAATTTGTTCATTTCAGTCAAACCCATTGAAAtcacaaagaagaaaaaataaataaatataaatttagtc
The Gossypium arboreum isolate Shixiya-1 chromosome 10, ASM2569848v2, whole genome shotgun sequence genome window above contains:
- the LOC108488531 gene encoding auxin-responsive protein SAUR78; the protein is MAKVGKLTKLKSAIKRWPSLTKLTRTSSAIASASDSEDQKRNIPTGLHAVYVGKSRRRYLVRSEIICHPLFQELIDRSGNESEVIVSCEVVLFEHLLWMLENDGAQLGSMEELVEFYTC